A single Primulina eburnea isolate SZY01 chromosome 11, ASM2296580v1, whole genome shotgun sequence DNA region contains:
- the LOC140804350 gene encoding uncharacterized protein isoform X4: protein MDTTAAGAAATRGGVSLPLSSSSQPSRKEWRVVSEQMVRNPANEEVDRSKMGQADERLIYEVQHGRESMNVDFCSITIDRCLDNNVLQQRLQTVAKQREELQHIEIELRGQLVGSSKILELQNTYDAQIHENVNANIKLQEQLHEMEQKIHELERKIEEKERELHAIRLDNEAAWAKEDLIREQNKELQSYRRERDNSEVERVQHIKQIHDLQEHFQEKERQFLELQDQHRIGQDSIIFKDEQLREAQAWMTRAREMDALQSTTNHTLQAELHERTEQCNQLWLGCQRQFGEMERLHMHIQQLQLELADARERSGSHSDGSQVSQTNPKDVPIAQNNGGQPEGNGLPSENSGSLLNGNSENVLSMASGGHSSTQTTDHVHGVPFSPSLIGMPTFLPPGQMTALHPFVIHQGLPHSVQPQVTQSPFQSVPTISTIQQWQNHQDQPDNQHVPMHQHQHQHQHQQTQKNSVGTDSHSYCEVSENGQTLNSSFLDNNINQDLLPGSEVPSPNEEAQEKSVNSVIDNGVENKDPGMELLNSSMSAASSEVSTPKTNVVVKTGEHFLLDERSLLACIVRTIGSGGRIRISTTLPNRLGKMLSPLHWHDYKKKYGKLDDFVASHPDLFVIEGDYIQLREGAQEIIAATAAVAKVAAAAAAAPSSYLSFLPSATVTPMAQSHRLKKISSLDSSPINADKGSSNSFQLSVTPSQNMNGTYLNIGGGVSNVKILSKSKDRVERNDSEYKTGRSVPVENGTRLGTSRAMGAASSPRR, encoded by the exons aTGGACACGACGGCGGCCGGTGCTGCCGCCACGCGGGGAGGGGTTTCGCTGCCGCTTTCATCGTCTTCTCAGCCTTCTCGGAAGGAGTGGCGCGTTGTTTCTGAGCAAATGGTTCGAAACCCAGCTAATGAG GAGGTAGATCGTTCAAAAATGGGCCAAGCTGATGAGAGATTGATATACGAG GTGCAGCATGGGAGAGAGTCAATGAATGTGGATTTCTGCTCAATAACTATTGATAGATGTTTGGACAACAATGTTTTGCAGCAGAGACTTCAGACAGTGGCTAAACAGAGAGAAGAATTGCAGCACATTGAGATTGAACTTCGGGGGCAACTAGTTGGAAGTTCCAAAATTTTGGAGTTGCAGAATACTTATGATGCTCAGATACACGAGAACGTGAATGCAAATATCAAATTACAG GAACAATTGCATGAGATGGAACAGAAGATACATGAGCTGGAGAGGAAGatagaagaaaaagaaaggGAGCTGCATGCTATTAGATTGGATAATGAAGCG GCCTGGGCCAAAGAGGACCTTATTAGGGAACAAAATAAAGAGCTCCAGAGCTACAG GAGGGAGAGAGATAATTCTGAGGTGGAAAGAGTGCAACATATCAAACAAATACATGATCTTCAGGAACATTTTCAAGAAAAAGAGCGGCAGTTTCTGGAGCTGCAGGATCAG CATAGAATTGGTCAAGATAGCATTATTTTCAAAGATGAGCAGTTACGTGAGGCACAAGCTTGGATGACTCGTGCTCGGGAAATGGATGCCTTGCAATCTACTACTAACCATACTTTGCAAGCTGAACTGCATGAACGTACAGAGCAGTGTAATCAGCTGTGGTTAGGTTGTCAAAGACAG TTCGGTGAGATGGAAAGGCTTCATATGCATATCCAACAGCTGCAGCTTGAATTAGCTGATGCTAGAGAAAGAAGTGGAAGTCACTCAGATGGGTCACAAGTATCACAAACAAATCCAAAGGATGTTCCTATTGCACAAAACAATGGTGGACAGCCGGAGGGAAACGGCTTGCCAAGTGAAAATTCTGGTAGCCTACTAAATGGGAATTCTGAAAATGTTTTGTCCATGGCTTCTGGAGGTCATTCATCAACCCAG ACCACCGACCATGTTCATGGTGTTCCATTTTCTCCATCACTGATTGGGATGCCAACCTTCCTTCCACCCGGACAGATGACTGCATTGCATCCATTTGTAATTCATCAAGGACTACCCCATTCTGTGCAACCACAAGTAACACAATCCCCTTTTCAATCTGTGCCCACAATCTCTACAATTCAACAATGGCAGAACCACCAG gaTCAGCCAGATAACCAACATGTGCCCATGCACCAGCACCAGCACCAGCACCAACACCAGCAAACCCAAAAAAACTCCGTGGGAACAGATTCACATAGTTACTGTGAAGTATCAGAGAATGGTCAAACTCTGAATTCGAGCTTTTTGGATAACAATATCAATCAAGACTTACTTCCTGGTTCAGAGGTCCCTTCACCGAATGAAGAGGCACAG GAAAAGAGTGTAAACTCTGTTATTGATAACGGAGTGGAGAACAAAGACCCTGGGATGGAACTTTTGAATTCTTCCATGAGTGCAGCCTCGTCCGAAGTGTCAACTCCG AAAACTAACGTGGTTGTGAAAACCGGGGAACACTTTCTACTTGATGAGAGATCATTGCTTGCTTGCATAGTTCGCACGATTGGATCTGGTGGCAGAATTCGGATTAGTACAACT CTCCCTAATAGACTTGGAAAAATGCTCTCTCCTCTACACTGGCATGATTATAAGAAGAAGTATGGGAAGCTTGATGATTTTGTGGCTAGCCATCCTGAT TTATTCGTGATAGAGGGGGACTACATTCAGCTTCGAGAAGGTGCACAAGAAATCATAGCTGCTACAGCTGCTGTCGCTAAAGTGGCCGCAGCAGCGGCTGCTGCACCATCATCATACTTGTCATTTTTGCCTTCAGCGACTGTGACTCCCATGGCACAGTCTCACCGGTTGAAAAAGATATCTTCTCTTGATTCCTCACCTATCAATGCTGACAAAGGCAGTTCAAATTCTTTTCAATTGTCAGTGACACCGAGTCAAAACATGAACGGGACTTACTTAAACATTGGTGGTGGAGTTTCGAATGTCAAAATTTTGAGCAAATCCAAGGATCGTGTGGAAAGAAATGACTCTGAATATAAGACAGGTCGATCTGTACCAGTCGAAAATGGTACGAGACTTGGAACAAGCAG GGCAATGGGGGCTGCATCCAGTCCTAGAAGATA G